The following are encoded in a window of Magnolia sinica isolate HGM2019 chromosome 11, MsV1, whole genome shotgun sequence genomic DNA:
- the LOC131219265 gene encoding probable WRKY transcription factor 57 isoform X1 produces the protein MDDDKKSRSGANFSGDSSWSFSDAGSSSGYFFDDRESSILSEFGWNLPQKIESRDCENGSSFPPLDLEEGSDPVGSFGVPGNTGLAGFPAVATPSVERSGDANPSVSSSSSEEAPGKPPGSDGKPPSEKPIKSRKKGQKRSRLPRFAFMTKSEVDHLEDGYRWRKYGQKAVKNSPFPRNARGKKRRKKGECEQKLDLFKPKEWNLIHLFCRSYYRCTNSKCSVKKRVERSSEDPTIVITTYEGQHCHHTVSFSRGGAIAHEAAERLASSTLQLHYPSLQFHSVGTQQSAGPLHWPPIEAAGHARSQASQQLPTDEGLLDDMVPAGMRSR, from the exons ATGGACGACGACAAGAAATCCAGATCGGGAGCGAACTTCTCCGGTGACTCCTCGTGGTCGTTCTCCGACGCAGGCAGCTCCTCCGGCTACTTCTTTGACGATCGGGAGAGCAGCATCCTTAGCGAATTCGGATGGAATCTGCCGCAGAAGATCGAAAGCCGGGATTGCGAGAACGGCAGCAGTTTTCCACCGCTCGATCTGGAGGAGGGTTCCGATCCGGTGGGAAGCTTCGGGGTGCCGGGAAACACGGGCTTGGCCGGTTTTCCGGCGGTGGCGACGCCATCGGTGGAGAGATCCGGCGACGCGAATCCGTCGGTGTCGTCAAGCTCGAGCGAGGAGGCGCCGGGAAAACCGCCGGGATCTGACGGGAAACCACCGTCCGAGAAACC GATTAAAAGCCGGAAGAAAGGGCAAAAGCGAAGCCGCCTGCCACGGTTTGCTTTCATGACTAAGAGTGAAGTCGATCATCTGGAAGATGGCTATAGGTGGCGAAAGTATGGACAGAAAGCAGTAAAAAACAGTCCATTCCCAAG aaatgcaagaggcaagaaaaggagaaagaagggAGAATGTGAGCAAAAACTAGATCTATTCAAACCCAAAGAATGGAATCTCATCCATCTATTCTGCAGGAGCTACTATCGTTGTACCAACAGCAAATGCTCGGTAAAGAAAAGAGTGGAACGCTCCTCTGAAGACCCCACCATTGTCATCACCACATACGAAGGCCAGCACTGCCACCACACTGTCAGCTTCTCCCGTGGGGGCGCCATTGCTCATGAGGCTGCCGAACGGCTGGCCTCTTCAACCCTGCAGCTACACTACCCGTCGCTGCAATTCCATTCGGTGGGCACTCAACAGAGCGCTGGGCCACTACACTGGCCCCCAATTGAAGCAGCGGGGCATGCAAGATCACAGGCATCACAGCAGCTTCCAACCGATGAAGGACTACTGGATGATATGGTGCCTGCCGGAATGCGCAGCAGATGA
- the LOC131219265 gene encoding probable WRKY transcription factor 57 isoform X2 translates to MDDDKKSRSGANFSGDSSWSFSDAGSSSGYFFDDRESSILSEFGWNLPQKIESRDCENGSSFPPLDLEEGSDPVGSFGVPGNTGLAGFPAVATPSVERSGDANPSVSSSSSEEAPGKPPGSDGKPPSEKPIKSRKKGQKRSRLPRFAFMTKSEVDHLEDGYRWRKYGQKAVKNSPFPRSYYRCTNSKCSVKKRVERSSEDPTIVITTYEGQHCHHTVSFSRGGAIAHEAAERLASSTLQLHYPSLQFHSVGTQQSAGPLHWPPIEAAGHARSQASQQLPTDEGLLDDMVPAGMRSR, encoded by the exons ATGGACGACGACAAGAAATCCAGATCGGGAGCGAACTTCTCCGGTGACTCCTCGTGGTCGTTCTCCGACGCAGGCAGCTCCTCCGGCTACTTCTTTGACGATCGGGAGAGCAGCATCCTTAGCGAATTCGGATGGAATCTGCCGCAGAAGATCGAAAGCCGGGATTGCGAGAACGGCAGCAGTTTTCCACCGCTCGATCTGGAGGAGGGTTCCGATCCGGTGGGAAGCTTCGGGGTGCCGGGAAACACGGGCTTGGCCGGTTTTCCGGCGGTGGCGACGCCATCGGTGGAGAGATCCGGCGACGCGAATCCGTCGGTGTCGTCAAGCTCGAGCGAGGAGGCGCCGGGAAAACCGCCGGGATCTGACGGGAAACCACCGTCCGAGAAACC GATTAAAAGCCGGAAGAAAGGGCAAAAGCGAAGCCGCCTGCCACGGTTTGCTTTCATGACTAAGAGTGAAGTCGATCATCTGGAAGATGGCTATAGGTGGCGAAAGTATGGACAGAAAGCAGTAAAAAACAGTCCATTCCCAAG GAGCTACTATCGTTGTACCAACAGCAAATGCTCGGTAAAGAAAAGAGTGGAACGCTCCTCTGAAGACCCCACCATTGTCATCACCACATACGAAGGCCAGCACTGCCACCACACTGTCAGCTTCTCCCGTGGGGGCGCCATTGCTCATGAGGCTGCCGAACGGCTGGCCTCTTCAACCCTGCAGCTACACTACCCGTCGCTGCAATTCCATTCGGTGGGCACTCAACAGAGCGCTGGGCCACTACACTGGCCCCCAATTGAAGCAGCGGGGCATGCAAGATCACAGGCATCACAGCAGCTTCCAACCGATGAAGGACTACTGGATGATATGGTGCCTGCCGGAATGCGCAGCAGATGA